GATtactaataaaaattaaaagaaaataaacatcatatacaATTTTATCTAATTGTCCCAACACATATTTGTTGAGTTTGCCTTCTTTAATATTTATCATATACTCCTTATTATCATTTGTTGGCCCTTAATTGAGTTCATCATCAAGATTATCAGGATCTCTTCAAAGTATGGATCATCTTAATTCCACTTATAATTGAAGTTATGAAACATGTAACAAACTAGTTTGATCTAACCTTTAGTATGGATTATCTAACCATATGATAGTCGATCACCACATTAGTATATATGTTCCAAAATGTCATCCTTATATAATTACAAGCAATTATCATATAACTTTTCAAACATTGTCTAAACAAAATTTGaagtaatttaaaaaaattaatttcaaaagtAACTAAAGACAATCATCATTATATGAACAGTTTTTgtcaattgtacataattttgattggtataataataaatttagccattaatatttatatattttatcaaattGGTTTTTATTCTAAAAATCAACAAATTAAACTTTAACATTTACACCATCACAAAAATATTGTGAgctaaatttattaaatcaagatcaaattgatataatatgttgACTTTGagaactaaatttattattatactaattaaaattatatacaatTAATGGAACATATTAATGTGGTGATCGACTAtcctttaattatttatcttcaaaattaataaaattaaactacttcaaatttttataaaaaataatttattcaaaatcGAGAGGAATTGAAGCTGTTTTACCGATAAAAAGGAAAGGAAGTAAAACAGCCAATCATTGAACTTCTAGGCTCCGAAGATGGTGTTGTACGTATACATAAACTAATAAATATGACATTAATTAACAAACCGACCTTAAAGTAGTCACCCCTACGCTCACCCAGACTCAATAATCAAAGACAAAAAACCATTGAAGTAGATGTAAGGAACATGCCTCAGTTCACTCATCACATCCAGATATTAAAGGACGGCTTTGAATATTAGAAAATGGCTCAAATTTGTcataagtccctatacttttaataaatttaaaatttagttattatatttttatttccctGAATTTAGTTCCTTTATGTTTCAGATTTCAAAACTCCAATCGTTGACATGCTTAAATATATTTTTGTAAATTTGTTAGacattttgaattaaaaaaatctCACTTGGTAGCCTTATAATTAAAAAAGTATTgtaataaacttaaatttaacaaaaatatttaacaatgttaataattgaacttgtattttaaatctgaaaagtatagggactaaattcctTGAAGtaaaagtaaaaggactaaattataaaaataaaaagagaacaGAGACTTAAAGCAAAATTAAaccttataaaaatattttaaatagttaaggaaaataaaaacaaaaccagTTGAGGGCAGACATTGCTTCGCTATTGGAGCAGATTAGGTAAAATTTAGGTGCCGGCAATTGAATGCACTAACACAAAGCTGATTTCAGTTCAACTCAAATCTCATTAATGATCGTTGGAGTCAACCCCTTCCCTTCCTTCCGTTTCTTatcttgatttaaaaaaaaaaacctttttaatgaaaatacctaatttttttatttacaaaaaaTAACCTAACTTTTCAATTAAGTATATAAATGACCTAAAATAAACGGTGAAAATAAGCGGTGCTAATTTATTTGGCATCACTACCTTGCCACGTCAGCCAATGATCGACTCAATTGtctaaaaaatcatttttttttgtgCCAATGTATTTGACGTCACCAGTATATATACTCCCTCCAATACTTGTATTACGTGTATTTTGTGGGGAGAAAATAAATCTTTGGGTGGTGCCAAATTATTGGGCGTGTGGATGGGGTATTTATACTGGTGATGCCAAATACATTGGCACcaccaaaaattgattttttaaacAATTAGGTCAATTATTAGCTGACGTGGCAGGGTGACAACGCCAAATAGATTGGTACTACTCATTTTCACTGTTCATTTTAGATCATTGATGTACTTAATTGAAAAGGTAAGTCatttttgtaaataaaaaaattaggtcatttttataaaaaaaaaccaaatctcTTTCCATCAATAAAAAAAATAGCCTTAATTTGGTGGATTAAAAAATTAACTATGTGTCAATTGAGTTATATTTAATTAGCATTCATATTGTTGTAAGAGTAAGAGAATGTGAATTATCTAGATTGTAGGagaatgtgaattgtataaaatatatttatctttGTATCTAAGGGTGAAAAAAGATtataaataatttcataaaatatattCACATAATTTGTTATTGATAAATTCCAACCAAAATAACTGAAAATTGAAATTCAGCAACAACATAGAGGCCACGACAGTTTTAGTTAAATAGTCATAGCCCAAATACAAAATATAATGAACAAATGCACAAGCATATAAAAAGGCATCATAAACTAAACTATGATGGCAACAAAAACCCCACCCATGACAATGAAACATCATTGATATGTAGTTAATGGATTGTGTATGATTCTGATCCGACGGTTAACAATACATCATTTAAAGAAATAATGTAGGGTCAAAGGCAAcctttttattatatagtttAAAATAGAATATGTGGCTGTACTAAGTGCGAAGTTACAACCAACCGTCCCTTCCTTTTTCTCTATTTTTCAACCTTCTAAAAAAGTACACCTTACTTTACCTACCCTCCCTAACTGTTCTATTACAACAACATATTATTATCTTACTTTTTCCCAACCTTCTTCTTTGGTCTGTTCAGTTTTTTGGGTGATATACATACAACGGAATATATGCATTTGAGGAGGAAAATCTAAACCCTAAAGCACATATTCGGATAGTGGATTTGGGTGGAGGGAGGTGACGTATATAACAAGACAGCTCTCGTCTTAATTCATAAAATAAAGGGAGATTCTTAGCCAACCATTGCTTATTTAATCCCCACTTTACTGCTAACATTCAATACTTATAATTGAAAAGTGAAAACAATACTTGAAAGTCAGAATTGCTATGACTGGTCCTAACTAGtactaaaattaaatatattggtGAAATTAGTGGAAAATgtcgttttttttaaaaaaaaaattaataatgtagGCAGTCTTTTACATTGTTTAAGGAAATATAAGACGTACTGTAAAAagcatttttaaaaattattttatatcaaATGTTTGGTTTGTTGGTTAAATATTTAGATGTTAACAATACTAAAAGAGaattttttttactaaaaatgtaaaaaactgCTTAAATCACTAACTTTTTCACAAATTTGACTAAATATATATTCATTATATGAAATAAGACAAGTCATTGTTGTAAAATAaaaactataatatatatataaactcacTCAAAACGCCCTTACAATGGATCATATTGATCCAAATTCAGAAAGGAGATGCATTAAAATTGGAGaaatgaaacaaaagaaaagacaACTTATTATGAACTTAAATTACTCACAAAAACTCAccgaaaaaggaaaagagataaattttcattttaatatgtacatatattttccctcgtgtgttttttttttaacgtCAACTATGAATTATTACCGTCATTATCATCATCACGCGCTAACCGTTCGGTAACAGACGCTAGCTTTTGCAAGTTCAACTTCACAACGGTATTGGCGAACAGCCGCGTGTCTTCCTCCGTATTACCTTCCGGAACATCGACAACGTAAGATTCCAAAACGACGGTCCAGATCCTCCCGTTACGATTGAAACCGTGTACAGTCGTCACAGACCGGTAATTCCTCAATCGGTGCTCCCCTCCAATGATACTAAACCCGGTGACCCGTCGTTCGTCGTCTAAAATATCCAGTCTCTCGGTGCTGGTATCAGCAGGTAAGCCGGAGATCACGTTGACCTTACGCGTGCACCCCACCACCATTTGCGAACCTTGTTCAACGGCACAGCTTCGGATGAAATGTTTGTAAGCTTGGGGTTTGTCAAAACGGCGGACGATGGACCAGACAAGGTCGTGTGGGGCGCTGATACGTTTGGCTAGTAAGGAAGAGCATTTTCCGGGACCAACTGAGTAGTTGTGCAACTGGGTTATGGAAGGGATTAAGTCGTGGAACTCGTCGTGGGATATGCCGGGGGGAAGGGTGAGGTGGTGAGTGGTGGTTTGGGAGAAGGAAGAGAAAGGAGCGGGTTTTGAGACTGCCATTGAAAAGGAAAGACGAAGATAAGGCGTGGGGTTTATTAGGGGGTTATAAGGGAATCGATGATAGGGAAAGATGGAGGGAGTTAAAATGAGGGGTGGCAGTGAAAGCGCCAAGCAGGCAGGTGAAGGGGGGTTCATGTTGGTTGCTTCATACATCAACTTTGGGCAACACTAGAGTTCAAAATCATGTCGGTCATTATATTATCAACACCAACACATCTTAAAATTACGcattcatttttatttaatatgttgttttatatatgaattttaattaatttaatttttaatttatgatatatcataaaatttatatttatatattatatatataaataattatatttatttaataaaaataaattgatacatattttttttacgtgtacaattgaattaaaataaaacttttatatatatatatatatatatttaatcaaaattaaaattatatatataattatgtcaaattaaagcTTATGGACTAAATTATCAATAGTGGTTGGGTGCAACAATAAGAAATCTTGTACTCCTAGAGAAAGGATGCATGTTCGAACCTTAGATACGATATTGTTGGGAGGATAATTCTGAACCTTGAACATGGATAAAAAAAAATagacataaaaatatcaaaaaatttatgtatcaattaaatattaaattaaagtttatatataatttaaaattttactactATTTTGAAATATAAATACAAAGTTTACATTTACCCTCAAAAGattaaaatttactaattttttaatGATGAATTTTTCAAGGTTTGATactagagctgatcatgggctgggcggcccggcccggcccgaaggcccgcccgaaaaatgggagggtttgggtaaaaatataggcccgaaaaatgggtttgggcaaaaaaacgaggcccgtttaaaaaCGGGCCGGGCCTCAGTAAGAGTTTTTGGCCGGGCCCGGCCGGcccgaattatatattaatatatttttgtttttattttaattattttaaattttaatataactatttttattatattgttaatttgtgtattgttttaagaattgttttagtattatttttatttgttttaatatttatttttatgtttttaaatatatttgatttattatatttttaaattttttatttaataaaataaggaaaaaaaattaatatgggtcgggCCGGGCGGGCTcaggcttagtaattttatttcggttgggcttgggtaaaattttaggcccatatttcgggccgggcccgggcctagtagacgggcctaaaattttacttgggcccggcccgaacccggcccggcccatgatcacctctaatttGATACCTTCCATTATCCATTTTATTGATCCTGCAATCACATTTTCAATGCGATGGAAGAACTTTCATTAACATGGCAGTGTATTTGGCAGCACACGAACGAAATATTTTTAATATCACTCTACTTTAAAATGTTGGACAGAGTTTAAAGCTTGGGAGAGTGCAGTAGCATTACGGGCTAGtaagtttagttaatttttttattcaaatatgtttaaattaatttaattctcgTAAAATGAGAATTTTGTTAAAATTAACTAGAGTAAttcaaagacaaaaaaaaaaaaacctcaaataaatataataatcacataaaaacaaaacatttaaTATATTCTTTTAACTCAAATAATAGAATACAATGAATTATTGTAAATAAGGAGAGGTTCTCTATTTTTAGTTGAGCTCTCCAAATCCAACGATGCAACTAACTTTACATAGACGAATGAGATAAAAATAGATCTACAATTAAAGGATTTATATGATTctcaagattacaaaatcaaatattattagattatatattttctaatattatttttcCTAATAGATTACAAGGTAGCCTTAATTTACCGCTTCATTGAACCatcaaaatttgaagtagaatcGGACTAATTTAAAACAGTCAGATGAGCCTCGTTTAATAGATTAACCTCTATGATAATTATTCTTtccataaattatataaataattatcaCAATTGcatttaaatcaaaatataaatgtaactattttaatacttaattttattgttacagttatttttaattttactacacctcataaaaaagaaattaaattatagtaaatattttaaatgaaaaaaagtATATTTCTGGTTAAAAAATGTATTTAAAAGATATTGAAGTGATTGTGATTTAGAGGGGGTGAAATTGATGGTCTCAAATGGAAGAATACAAAACTTAGAAGAGCGAGCATTTGTTTGTTTTTGGCAGAGCAATAGAGAGGGAGTAAGTTTTATGGTAAAAGTTACTTTCCATTGACATCAAAGCATCGAATCAGTCTTTCCTCCCATGACTAGTTGTTTCCCCTTTTCAACATTGCCCAATGCCCATTCCCTTTTCTAGTGACTGTCGTTTGAGAAGGTAAAAAGGAGCATGTGAGATGAGATTTTGATGCATGCCGGTGAGACATTGATGTTGATTTTTTCCATTACTCActtaaattatttgttttttttttttttttttggtgaaggAATTTAAGCTTTGTATTATTGGTTTCACACCACGTTtgtcaaaaaaattataataataaataagaaaaacCCTTTTGTTGGTTGGAATTAACTATTGTGCCAATTGTTGagtaatttgttttatttttatatttttttgaagaAAGAAATTTGTTTTTTAGGTTAAACTGAGctgatttttaattaataataataataataataataataataaagatagtttcattaataaaaataataaaacaatagttAATATATATTACACATGGTACAGATTGCAATTAAAACATTACAAACTCCATTGTCTTAGAGAGGAGAAAGATGAAAGGAAATTACTTATAATACTAAAAGTTAAAGAAATTAAGTAGAGAAGCATCACTTTAATCAATCATCAATAATTGTTTCTAATTCTGTCATTATCAAATAATTCTAATAATAAACTTCAGTCAATCAATTTTagtatttttcatcaaaattaattttagtaTAATTAACTTTTGAACTggatcaaaatatttttctttatagAAAAGAGAAACCCAACATTTGATCCATTGGCTAAAAGTGTTCACCTCATCCTCAAGGTTGCAGGATTAGTCTGTAAGCTTTGCCTGTGCGATAGTTTAGGTTGGAACTAGCTGTCCAGTTGCCACCCCAGTAGCCATCACCCACCTCCCCTCTACCTTTCTCCTCTACCTTGTTTCTTTTCATCCCTTTCTTTTTGTTCCTTTTACTTCCCTCTATTCGTCATCGAGGTCTGCTCGGTCAACCAGTTGCCAACAGCCCTTCGTCGCTCTCTTCTCGTTTTCTGAATCTAGTCATTTTTTCATTTCAAAGGAGTTTTATTCAGAATAATAAATCCCCTCGAGCCGGTGTAGTCTGACTTCCAATCAAACATTCATCTCTCTTAATATGCAACTTTTCGGTTTTTATTTCCAAAAGTAGCGGAGCTTTTGTGCTCCTTTCCTTTAAAATTTACTTATCAATGAATTTCTTTGTTGAAAAAGAAAAActgctctttctttccttctaaAAACTGAATTTTCATTTGAGATGCTTAAACTTTGCTTTTGATCCTGTTTGCATTCAACATGATTATCTATCTGCAAAATCTCTTGATGAAAAACAGAAATATGGGCGTTTGATGAAACAAAAATGTTTTTCTTCCGTACATACAATCAAATGGAAGTTACAGCAATCTTGAAGAATGGAGATCCTGTCGTCGGCTGTCATTATATTGCCAAAACTTCATTCGAACATCACGATTAATCCACACATAAAATGGCTTCAATAAAAACAACAGTAAACTTTTAATCGGAATCAGAGTGCAACAGCAATTGATTTAGCCCAAAGCAGACCTTGATACTTCGAATGCCAAGAAACATGCTGCGTTCGCGGGCATGCTTCGTGCCATGGCAGGGCCGAACCCTTTGAATAGGCCTTTCACCCCTTCTGAGGCTAATATCCTATTAAATGCATTCATGGAGCCAGTGTACTTGGGGTTTCTGTAGTCATCCACCTGGACCACACTCTTGATGACATCAACTGGGTAAACAAAGATCCAGAATGAAGCTCCGGCCAAGCCTCCTGCCACGATCAAAGACCCTCTTCCTAATTTACTAGTGTCTGGTCCTTCAGCCATGTACTGCTTCAGTGCTTCATACACACCAAACATAGCAGCATTTCCTGGAACCTCGCGAGCCAAGGTGGGAACCAATCCCTTGAAGAGCCCCCTTACGCCACCCTCTGATCTGAGAACATGCCTAGCTACATCCATTGGCCCTCCATACTTCACTGCCACACTAGCTGAGCCAGAATGTGCCAATGCACTCTGGGCCTGTAATCTGCTTTCACCATAAGATCCAAGAAGTAAATATTATGTCCAAAGAATTTATGAGTTGATAGTTATCCATTCAAATGACAAggtgagaaaattattttaaaaactcaTCAGCACTTGATACATCCACGTTGTGCACAATGGTTGGTCGACAAAATTGGTACTGTAACTATAATTTGGTAGGAAAAGGAATATGAAAAGCCATGATGCCAACCTGCATTTGATCAACTCGGTGGGGCAAGCTAGGAATGAAACAGCAACTCCAGCCCCAGCCCCTGCTACTATCTGTTGGTTAACTGTGAGGGAGTCACCAGACTCTGATCTCAACAATGCCTCCATTTGCCCTCTCACCATAAAGAGGACGGCATTAAGGCCTGCAACAGTAGCCAGTGGAGCCCCCATACCCTTATACAATCCCCTTGGACCTTCAGCAGCTAACGTCTGCCTGACAGCATCCATAGCACCAGCATATTTCGGTGGCTGCCCAGGGAGTGGAGCAGACTGGCTTTGAAGCTTAACCTTGATGGTATCAAAAGGGTGCCCAACTATCAACTGCGATGCTCCTCCAACAGTTCCAGAAATTAGGTCCTTAGCTACATCTCCCATCTGCAGAAGTTGAGTGTGTAgtaaaacaattaatttactcaaGCAGCATTGGATACATTAAATGGAAAGCTATTCCTCCCTGAGAATGAATTCATATCTCTGATATCAATCTTATATCTGTACAGGTGAGAATGCATTAATGCATGGTCTTTACTCACAACCCTTTTCACTATAACTGCAGCCATCGCTTATAATACAACAACATATATGCTTTGGTTCTCATTGGCAGATATAATAAAGCCAAAGCACAAATCGGTATGCATGTTTATGGTAATAAAATCAGGTTAGTCTACCACAAGGTTCCAAAGGAGGTAGATCGAAACATCAGTAGTACATTAACTTTTTTAAGTGAAATGGAGATAAGGAGAAAAGAACAATTAGCAGCTAGTCAACAGCTTAGGCTAGGAAATTAACCCATAACTGATATTTAGTGGGCATTCTCTTTCTTAAAAATGCAATTAGCCTTGAAACTTTATGCATAAATCACTTTGGCTTCAGAAAGTGAGCAAAGAACTGATTTGAGCTAAAGATATGACAATAGTTGATAGTATAGGAAACATTAAACATGGTGTAAATTTATAAAATAGCCACAACCAgttgttttaaatttataaatggtGTAAGCTTCTAATATTGTGGTTCAATAATTCGATTGCAAGAACAGTTCAACATAGAAGACAGTATTGAACAAAGATATTAAcattataaaataataagaaaaggtAAAGAACCTCAAGCATAGGGTTAAGAAACTGAAGAACTAAAAACCACAAACAAAGCATTGAAATCTAAAGCTCTAAACTGCAAAATGATAAtttaagaaggaaaaaaaaacatttaCACAATATCACATTTAGGAAGCaataagaaaaggaaaggagagtTAGGCAAGATATCAGTTACATCGGAAAGAAAATAGAATCAAATATAGGTCCTCAGAGCACATCCT
This window of the Gossypium arboreum isolate Shixiya-1 chromosome 12, ASM2569848v2, whole genome shotgun sequence genome carries:
- the LOC108478707 gene encoding abscisic acid receptor PYR1-like; this translates as MAVSKPAPFSSFSQTTTHHLTLPPGISHDEFHDLIPSITQLHNYSVGPGKCSSLLAKRISAPHDLVWSIVRRFDKPQAYKHFIRSCAVEQGSQMVVGCTRKVNVISGLPADTSTERLDILDDERRVTGFSIIGGEHRLRNYRSVTTVHGFNRNGRIWTVVLESYVVDVPEGNTEEDTRLFANTVVKLNLQKLASVTERLARDDDNDGNNS
- the LOC108476972 gene encoding mitochondrial carnitine/acylcarnitine carrier-like protein — encoded protein: MGDVAKDLISGTVGGASQLIVGHPFDTIKVKLQSQSAPLPGQPPKYAGAMDAVRQTLAAEGPRGLYKGMGAPLATVAGLNAVLFMVRGQMEALLRSESGDSLTVNQQIVAGAGAGVAVSFLACPTELIKCRLQAQSALAHSGSASVAVKYGGPMDVARHVLRSEGGVRGLFKGLVPTLAREVPGNAAMFGVYEALKQYMAEGPDTSKLGRGSLIVAGGLAGASFWIFVYPVDVIKSVVQVDDYRNPKYTGSMNAFNRILASEGVKGLFKGFGPAMARSMPANAACFLAFEVSRSALG